The genome window GCCATGCCGCCCGCAGAACCACGTGGACATTTCTGTTCCGCAGTGACAACTCGTCGAGAACGGTGGCCGAGTCTCTCCGTTCGTCCGGACGCCGAAGGCACACAAACAGTCCCGGCGCCAGGATCACGAGGACGGCCAAAATCGTCGACCAGCTAGCCATGTGGTTCCTCGCGGGGTGATTTGAGCTCGCAATCGATCGTCAGGTCGCTCGGCCGGACTCGGCGGCTAGACGCAGGCGCGGATAACGCCTCCGTCGACGCGGAGGGCGGCGCCGTTCGTCGCCGAGGCGAGTGGACTGCAGACGTAGGTGACGAGACTGGCGACTTCGTCCGTGGTGGCGAAACGCTTGAGGAGCGAGCTGGGGCGGATCGTCTCGAAGAACTCCTTCTCGAACTGTTCGAACGGCTTGCCGCCGCTGAGCTGGGAGACGAACTCGTCGACGCCGGCGGACTTCGTGGGGCCGGGGAGGACGGAGTTCACCGTGACGCCGGTCCCGGCGCAGGATTCCGCGAGGCCGCGGGCGACGGCGATCTGGGCCGTCTTGGTCATGCCGTAGTGGATCATCTCGACGGGGATCTGGACGCCGCTTTCGCTGCTGATGAAGACGATCCGGCCCCAGTCGCGGGACTTCATCCCCGGCAGGTAGAGACGGCTGAGGCGGACGCCGCTGAGGACGTTGACGTCAAAGAACCGTCGCCAGTCTTCGTCCGGGATCTCTTCGAACGGCTTCGGTTCGAAGATCCCGAGGTTGTTGATGAGGATGTCGAGGGCGGGGTACTTCTTCTGGAGGGCCTCGGCGGATTCGGCGGTGGAGAGGTCCCCGGGAAAACCTTCGCAGCGGGCGGTGGGGAGCTCGGCCCGGACTTCGGCGAGGGCCGCTTCGACCGACTTCTCCGTGCGGCCGTTCAGGATGACGCGGGCTCCCTCCCGGGCGAGCGAGCGGGCGATGGCGAGCCCGATCCCCTTCGTGGAGCCGGTGACGAGGGCGGTCTTGTCGGTGAGTTTGAGATCCATGATGGCGCGGGTTCGCGGAGGGTGGGGCGGAGTGTGGGGGCGGCGCGGGGGGGACAGGGAAAGGATATGCGGGGGTGTAAGCGGGCGGAAAGCGCGCGGTGGGAAGTGCAGATGTCCGAGCGCGAGGCGATTGAGCGGTGCGCGGTGCGGCCTCCAGCGCTCCCCAGAGCCGGGGCCGCGGTTCAGCCGCACCCATGATGTTGCGCTTCATCAGCGTTCGGATTTTTGAAACACAGAGGCACAGAGAGCACGGAGAGGAAGGACACAGAGGCAGGATGAGGGGCTATGGGAATCGCCTCTCTGCTTTGATCTGTGTCCATCCGTGTTCATCTGTGGCTTCTACCTTGTCCCGAAAACCATGCGAACATCGGCTCTCTTGCCATCCCTCTCCGCGTCCTCTGTGCCTCTGTGTTTCAAACCTCTTCTCCTCAGGAGCCCACAGAAAGCGAGGAGGTGCGGGCGCCGGTTGGGGCACGCTGGCTGACAACTGACGACTGAAAACTTCTTCCTACCCGTAATAGTTCCCGTGGAAGCCGAACGGGATCGCGTGCGGAGCTTCGGCTCGGGCGAGTTCCGTGAACGTGGCGGCGTCCAGAACTAAGAGGAACGAGGTTTCCTTCTTTGTGTCGAGGACCACCGAGAGGACGACGCCTTCGTCTTCTCCGCTTCCCTCGGGGGCGGCGACGAAGACCGGTTCGCCGGGGTACTGGCCCTCTTGGTGCCAAGTTTTGAATTCGTTCTGGTCGAGGTCGAGCTTCACGAGGCTGTCGAGGAAGTCGCCGGACGGTTCCTGAGCGGCGCCGTAGACGTAGCGGTACCGCTGGCCGGCGCGGCGGGCGTAGTCGAAACGGGGGAGCTCGATCGAAACCGGCGAGAGGGTTTCGCTCGTCGCCTTTCCGGTGGGATCGATACGGAAGCGGGTGAGGCGGCCGGAGGCGGTGACCGGGGACGTGGAGCGGAGGCGGTCGAGGTAGAGCTGGTCGATGACCGTGGCGTCGGGGTGGACGATGATGTCGAGCAGGACATCGTCCCCCTCTTCGAAGGCGTTGGCGTGGTGGAAGGCGAAGAAGGAAGGGGTCTCCGCGGTGCGGACAACTCGGCCCGTCTCCTTCTCCACGACGTGGAAGCGGACGCCGCGGTCGGGGCGCCAGCGGTAGTTGCGGATGAACGGCTGGCCTCGGAAGAGGAGGCGGAACGGGTTCACGAGAAACGGGGACTCGGCCAGGATGAGGTACCGCTCCGTCATGCCGAAGGAGTGCATGTAGGCAGGGCGGTCGGTGGGAAGGGAGGCGATGACGGTCTGCCGGCCGGACTCGTCGATGGAGAAGAGGTGGTACTGGCTGCGCCAGCCGAACTCGAGGGAGTAGGCGTAGCCGCAGCGGCGCGCGCGGTCGTAGTGAGGGTGGGCGGTCGCGACGGGGCCTTTGATGTGCGGGGCGTACTCGCGGACGCCGAGCGTTTCGAGCGTCGCGGGGTCGAACTGGACGGGGAGGCGGGTTTCGGTGAGGGCGACCATCTCCTGGTCCTGGCGGGAGACGTTGACGCAGCCGTTGTCCGTGAGCACCGGGAAGAACCAGGAGGCGACGCGCTGGAAGAGGGTGCGGCAGGGGTCGGTGGCGAACTCGCTGCGGCTGATGGTCCCTTTGGCCATCGCTTCGCGGTAGGCCTGGCTCTGGAGGTAGCGGTTGGCGTAGCGGACCTGGCCGGAGGCGAACTCGAAGCGGTGGAGCATGGCGAGGCCGTCGAACCAGTGGTTGTACGGGGTGTCGCCGACTTCGAAGCGGGCAGGGCCGGTTCTGAGGAGAGAGCCTTGGAGCCAGGGGGGGAGCGTGCCGTGGATGGGAAGGTTGGTGCTTGCGACCTCGGTGTTC of Planctomyces sp. SH-PL14 contains these proteins:
- a CDS encoding SDR family NAD(P)-dependent oxidoreductase is translated as MDLKLTDKTALVTGSTKGIGLAIARSLAREGARVILNGRTEKSVEAALAEVRAELPTARCEGFPGDLSTAESAEALQKKYPALDILINNLGIFEPKPFEEIPDEDWRRFFDVNVLSGVRLSRLYLPGMKSRDWGRIVFISSESGVQIPVEMIHYGMTKTAQIAVARGLAESCAGTGVTVNSVLPGPTKSAGVDEFVSQLSGGKPFEQFEKEFFETIRPSSLLKRFATTDEVASLVTYVCSPLASATNGAALRVDGGVIRACV
- a CDS encoding carotenoid oxygenase family protein, translated to MSQSPYHLGFTTLNTEVASTNLPIHGTLPPWLQGSLLRTGPARFEVGDTPYNHWFDGLAMLHRFEFASGQVRYANRYLQSQAYREAMAKGTISRSEFATDPCRTLFQRVASWFFPVLTDNGCVNVSRQDQEMVALTETRLPVQFDPATLETLGVREYAPHIKGPVATAHPHYDRARRCGYAYSLEFGWRSQYHLFSIDESGRQTVIASLPTDRPAYMHSFGMTERYLILAESPFLVNPFRLLFRGQPFIRNYRWRPDRGVRFHVVEKETGRVVRTAETPSFFAFHHANAFEEGDDVLLDIIVHPDATVIDQLYLDRLRSTSPVTASGRLTRFRIDPTGKATSETLSPVSIELPRFDYARRAGQRYRYVYGAAQEPSGDFLDSLVKLDLDQNEFKTWHQEGQYPGEPVFVAAPEGSGEDEGVVLSVVLDTKKETSFLLVLDAATFTELARAEAPHAIPFGFHGNYYG